GGTTTTTCATTCGCAATTTTTACCAGTAAAAAAGCTAGCACAACGAGTTAAATTATATTTGAATTATAACATTATTAAGATAAATTAACAAATAATGGTGGCAGTAGGACAGGCACAGGGACGGTTAATAAAAACTCATATGGCTGAAAAAAACAGGAGAATTTATTAACCGTCCCTGATCCTGACTGTTGAAAGATTTGTTAACCGTCCCCAATTGCTAACCTTTTCTGAATGTCTCCACATATTCTGCAAAATTCCAATTGCCTATGAATTTATTTGCAGCATTATAACCGGAATTAAAAAGAGCGGTACATTTTTTACGGCTTAGACTAAACTCCGTTGCTTTTGTTCCCGATGTTGAAATAGGTATAGTCCTTACGAAATCTTTATTCTTCAAGTGTATTTCTTCATGCTCTTCTATCATTGTATCTATGATATCCAGAGTAAATGAAACGATGTCTGATTTGCCGGACCCGGTCCTTGACACTTTGGATCCTAAAAGTTTAAAACCTATTGTAGGCCATCTCGGTTTTTTATTAACGTCGAAGATCCATATGGGGAATTTGCTGAGTACCCCGCCATCGACGATGTAACTGCATCCTGTGCTGTATTTTAACTTAACGGGCTTAAAGAAAAACGGTATGCTTATACTCATTCTTACAGCTCTTGCAATGTCGAATTCCATAGGGTCCATACCGTATTTGACGAGATCATCGGGCAAAATGAGCAAATCTTTTTTTGTTATATCTGCCGCAACGATTTTAAGACGGGATTTTCCTTTGACTGAAACATCTTTAAATTTTGTTATGCCTTTCTTTTTAAGATTGTTCCTCATCCACTTCTCAATATAATTGCCGCTATAGATGCCCTTATCTATAAGAAAACATAAAGGCTTTCCAAGCAGAGGTATCGACTGAAGCCCGCCTTTGTCCAGCAAGCTTTCAAAATCCATCTCAAAGATGATTTTTTTGAGTTCATCTCTGGTATATCCCGCAGCTATCATGGCGGCGACCATGGAGCCTGCCGAAGTTCCTGCAACATTGTTCCAAACATAACCTTTTTCCTCAAGGCAGCACAATGCCCCGACAAGTGCTATGCCTTTAACCCCTCCGCCGTCAAATACGGCATCAGCCTTTAACACAGTAATCCACTCCTATTGATATAAAAATAAATGCATAAGTGCATTCTATATATGATATGAAGGATAAGAAGAATATGTTAAAATATTTTTAGAAAAATATAGATTACGGTTAATATATATTGAAAGGATAGATAATAAAATGGACTTTAAGGAAGTACCGGCTGAAGAAAAAGAGAAATACTTCATCGATAAATATAGAAGCAAAGTAAAATTTGCAGGACCCCATCATGGCAGGATAAAGCAGATACAATCGTTGATAAGCAATACAAAGCCTAACCCCAACAGGTTTTTTATTATAGAAGGCATATGGGCGTGCGAAAAAGCTCTTGAATATAACCTTCAGATAGAAGCGTTCCTGTTTTGCCCGGAGCTTATATTCAGCAGCGAATCCATAAAAATAGTGGATGACTTTATAAATGCGGCAAATGATTCGTATATGGTTTCAAAAAAAGTTTTATTAAAAGTAAGCGAGAGGGACAATCCCGATGGCTTGCTTGCCATATGCAGGCTTCCCGTGCATACTATAGACGATATAAGGCTTAAGGACAGAAACATAATAGTCGTACTTGACGGCCTTGAGATACCGGGGAATATCGGAACTATAATAAGGGCGGTTGACGGTGCGGGGGGAGATGGCATACTTATATGCAACCACAAGGCCAGGCTCACACATCCAAAATTAATAAAAAGCAGCCAGGGGTCCAATTTTAAAATACCTGTAATAGAACTTGATACAGATGAGGCGATAAAATGGCTGAATAAAAACGACTTTAGCATAATACTCACGGATACAAGAGCTGAAAGGGGATATTATGAAGAAGGGTATGAGGGAAGGGTTGCAATAGTTGCAGGAAGCGAGAAATACGGTATATCCGAAAAGTGGTATGACAATCGTCATAAAATGGTCTCTATACCGATGCATGGGGATTGTGACTCTTTAAACGTTGCTATTGCTACATCGATAGTATTGTATGAGGCAAAGCTCAAACAGGAGGGCAAGATATAATAGTATTCTTCGAATATAAATATAACCTTAAAAGAAGCATGTACCGTGGAGTTTTTGCATGCTTTGTATGATAGAATCATCAAAGCTTAAAAATCTTATGCGGTACATGCCGGTAATTTAAGGTCATACCCTTTTTCTTACAATGAAATTATCCTGAAGAAGCAGCCAGTTCTGAGGGAAATCCTTCCCCAGCACCCAGTAATAGAAACCACGTATCCCAAGCTCTTTTACAAGGTTAAACTTTGCCTGTATGCTCCTCGCATCTTCAAACCATACTTCATGCCGTCTCCCCTGTGAATCGGTATAATTATAATGTGGAGATTGTGCAGTCGTATCGTATTGTATGGCTACATTGTTCCTTGCAGCTCTCATTATCGCTTCCTGCATGCCTATCGATTCTGCAAATTTGCCGCCGGGAACATAAGGAAGAGTCCAGTCATATCCGTATAGAGGGATGCCCATCATAATTTTATCTTTTGGCACTACGGATATCGCGTATTCCATTACTCTTCTTACCTGATCTATCGGAGCTACTGGAAGAGGAGGGCCGCCTGACCATCCCCATTCATATGTCATAAAAAATATGAAGTCCACAATTTCACCTATAGCTTTATAGTCATGCCCTTCATATAATATACCCTTTTGATCTCCCGATATTTTTGGGGCAAGAGCCGCTGATATAAAAAAGTTTCTCTGCCTTAATCTTTCTGCTGCTTTTCTTAAAAAATCAGTATATCTTTCGCGGTTTTCAGCGCCAAGATATTCAAAATCGAAATCAAGGCCCAAATAGCCCTTGCGTGTCATTGTGGAAATAGCCTGATCCAGTACTTTATCCTGCAATGACGGGTTTGATAATATCGTAGTTGCAAGGCCCCTTTTGAATGTTCCTCCTTCAAAGTTTGTCAGGACCATAAGCGGTACCGTACGATGCCTATATGCCGCATTAATGAGAGGCTGGTCTTGAATATCCGTAGTAATGCTTCCGTCAGATCTTACAGCATATTTAAATATAGAAAGATAAGTAAGATTATCTGCGACTTTATCTATCTCGGATGGCGCCCTTTCAGGGCCTGTTATCAGCGGGTCTATATAAGCTCCGACATCCACAGTCATCCTTGGTCTTTGAGGTATATACAGCCTCATTCCTGCGTATATCTTATTGGGATCCGTTATCGAATTTATTCTCAAAATTTCAGAAACAGGAATATTATACTGCCTTCCGATCTGGTAGAGGCTTTCTCCCGGTTCCACGAAGTGGTAGCTCCCCCAAATCGGTATAACAAGCGTCTGCCCGACAACTAAGTCATCGGGGTTTGGCACCATGTTCGACTGTATCAGCCGCTCCAATGGTATGCTAAACATCCGTGCGATGCTAAACAGCGTGTCGCCGGATTTGACTACATATATCTGCAACAAATTTCAGCTCCTTTTATCACAGTATATTACTATGATATTCAGTGAAAACTTAAGCTGTTACAGAAATTTTTGCACTTAAAAATGTATAAAAAATTCGATTCGTAATATAAGTTTATGTTATTTTGAGCGTTAGACAGGCTGATAAAAAATTAAGAAGAGCACGTAATGATATACCTTGCACCACCATAGATAACTTATTATTCAGCCATGATCTGCCGACCATGACCAAACAGTTCATTATCTATGATAATGGTTCGTTCGAACGTTCAAGATATCTGATCGATCATATAATACCTCACGGCACTATATGATCGAGAAAACATGTGGCCTGATGTTAAAATCAATACCCTGAATGCTCTTAGCTCGACCCTGCATGATAAGTTGGGACACCGCTGCAATCAATAATATCAGTATATTAACTTATACCCACATATTGGTGTAAATACACCAGTAAAGAGTTACAATCAATATATCAGTATGTCGACTGCAGTAAAGCCTTTCCCCACCATGCAGAATCTTCCCTCCGGCTGCATACAAGCCTTTCGACCTGTATGAAACCTTTGGCCGGCTCATATATACCCCATTTAGAGCATATATAAGTCTTGGCTCCACCATTACGTACCCTTCGTTATTTATAATAACCAATTATAAAAATAAAATACTGGTATTATAATCCATTTGATGATTCCTCTTTTCATAATATTCTCCATATAATTTATCTTCAATTTGTAATATGAAATCAGGCATAAATAGGATTATGTTATTTTGAGCGACGAATGAACATTATGAGAGTTTTGATAAGTTCTTGGCCTGCTGCCGCATAAGAATCCTTAGAGCTTTTGATTGTCTGAGTGAAGATAAGTTTCAAAAGCTCTTGGATTCTTAAGGCGGCTGGC
The nucleotide sequence above comes from Clostridiales bacterium. Encoded proteins:
- a CDS encoding glycoside hydrolase family 18 protein, coding for MQIYVVKSGDTLFSIARMFSIPLERLIQSNMVPNPDDLVVGQTLVIPIWGSYHFVEPGESLYQIGRQYNIPVSEILRINSITDPNKIYAGMRLYIPQRPRMTVDVGAYIDPLITGPERAPSEIDKVADNLTYLSIFKYAVRSDGSITTDIQDQPLINAAYRHRTVPLMVLTNFEGGTFKRGLATTILSNPSLQDKVLDQAISTMTRKGYLGLDFDFEYLGAENRERYTDFLRKAAERLRQRNFFISAALAPKISGDQKGILYEGHDYKAIGEIVDFIFFMTYEWGWSGGPPLPVAPIDQVRRVMEYAISVVPKDKIMMGIPLYGYDWTLPYVPGGKFAESIGMQEAIMRAARNNVAIQYDTTAQSPHYNYTDSQGRRHEVWFEDARSIQAKFNLVKELGIRGFYYWVLGKDFPQNWLLLQDNFIVRKRV
- a CDS encoding RNA methyltransferase, producing MDFKEVPAEEKEKYFIDKYRSKVKFAGPHHGRIKQIQSLISNTKPNPNRFFIIEGIWACEKALEYNLQIEAFLFCPELIFSSESIKIVDDFINAANDSYMVSKKVLLKVSERDNPDGLLAICRLPVHTIDDIRLKDRNIIVVLDGLEIPGNIGTIIRAVDGAGGDGILICNHKARLTHPKLIKSSQGSNFKIPVIELDTDEAIKWLNKNDFSIILTDTRAERGYYEEGYEGRVAIVAGSEKYGISEKWYDNRHKMVSIPMHGDCDSLNVAIATSIVLYEAKLKQEGKI
- a CDS encoding patatin-like phospholipase family protein translates to MTVLKADAVFDGGGVKGIALVGALCCLEEKGYVWNNVAGTSAGSMVAAMIAAGYTRDELKKIIFEMDFESLLDKGGLQSIPLLGKPLCFLIDKGIYSGNYIEKWMRNNLKKKGITKFKDVSVKGKSRLKIVAADITKKDLLILPDDLVKYGMDPMEFDIARAVRMSISIPFFFKPVKLKYSTGCSYIVDGGVLSKFPIWIFDVNKKPRWPTIGFKLLGSKVSRTGSGKSDIVSFTLDIIDTMIEEHEEIHLKNKDFVRTIPISTSGTKATEFSLSRKKCTALFNSGYNAANKFIGNWNFAEYVETFRKG